One part of the Candidatus Kouleothrix ribensis genome encodes these proteins:
- a CDS encoding DUF4388 domain-containing protein — MALEGTLQDMSLVDLFHVFRMGPKTGMLSLQHDAHCGVVYVAAGQPIDALVINSANRQIIARDEQAIWQLFLWEQASFTFHHDADVQGRARRISCDSDTLILEGLRRRVHSGQGAHATPVTLETCLRLATPASADTGVSLDLAQWRILSQVAICKDVREICANSRITAEEVLRIIGELVALGLVEVQPELQALPGRRATAQPGYLQPPSLVSLGVAPDASTPVLVKPRTSLLHAVMRRVRGL; from the coding sequence ATGGCACTCGAGGGCACCCTCCAGGATATGTCACTTGTCGACCTGTTCCATGTCTTTCGAATGGGTCCGAAAACCGGGATGTTGTCGCTGCAACATGATGCGCACTGTGGTGTCGTGTATGTAGCTGCCGGCCAGCCAATCGATGCGCTGGTGATCAACTCGGCTAATCGGCAGATCATCGCCCGCGACGAACAAGCAATCTGGCAACTGTTCCTCTGGGAGCAGGCTAGTTTTACATTTCATCACGACGCCGATGTCCAGGGGCGTGCGCGCCGAATCAGCTGCGATAGCGATACGCTTATTCTCGAGGGGCTGCGCCGCCGGGTACACTCCGGGCAAGGTGCGCATGCTACGCCGGTGACGCTCGAGACGTGCCTGCGCTTGGCCACACCCGCGTCGGCCGACACTGGCGTCAGCCTTGATCTGGCCCAGTGGCGCATTCTTAGCCAGGTAGCGATCTGTAAAGATGTGCGCGAGATCTGCGCCAACTCGCGTATTACTGCCGAGGAGGTACTGCGGATCATCGGCGAGCTTGTGGCGCTTGGCCTGGTCGAGGTGCAGCCAGAGCTACAGGCGCTGCCTGGCAGGCGCGCGACTGCTCAGCCGGGCTACCTCCAGCCGCCGAGCCTGGTTTCGCTCGGTGTCGCACCTGATGCAAGCACGCCCGTGCTGGTAAAGCCGCGTACGAGTTTGCTTCATGCAGTCATGCGCCGTGTTCGCGGTCTCTAG
- a CDS encoding Globin-coupled histidine kinase — protein MAHDRASWNVKGEGILRELVEMMALTGEEKALLGALQAQARASAPALLDVFYNRLLNHSNTAEYLQTASMERLHGAVSDWFTDIFGGKYEEAYAQKRLKIGQVHVHIGLPVRYPLAMLDVIMPFGEQIVKSSPQPDQALVAFRKVLALDIAIFNQAYEDNQLKHLSELVGGERLARLLLSGMD, from the coding sequence ATGGCTCATGATCGTGCCAGCTGGAATGTCAAGGGTGAGGGTATTCTACGCGAGCTTGTTGAAATGATGGCGCTCACCGGCGAAGAGAAGGCGTTGCTCGGTGCGCTACAGGCCCAGGCCCGCGCGTCTGCCCCGGCTCTGCTCGATGTCTTCTACAATCGGTTGCTGAATCATAGCAATACGGCCGAGTATCTACAGACTGCTTCAATGGAGCGGTTGCACGGCGCTGTGAGCGATTGGTTCACCGATATTTTCGGCGGCAAGTACGAAGAAGCCTATGCCCAGAAGCGCCTGAAGATCGGCCAGGTCCATGTCCATATCGGCCTGCCTGTGCGCTACCCACTGGCCATGCTCGACGTAATCATGCCGTTCGGCGAGCAGATTGTGAAGTCTAGCCCCCAGCCCGATCAGGCGCTGGTGGCGTTTCGCAAGGTGCTTGCGCTCGATATCGCAATTTTCAACCAGGCCTACGAAGACAATCAGCTCAAGCACCTTTCCGAGCTGGTTGGTGGCGAGCGGCTGGCGCGCCTGCTGCTCAGCGGTATGGATTAG
- a CDS encoding roadblock/LC7 domain-containing protein, with protein sequence MATRQEQVLTILDRLSINAGNDVTGAVAVSMDGIVLASRMANEVNADRIGAVAATMVGVTRRVSGELKIGLPEEAIIKADNGLFMVLPAGDQSLLAVNLRHGANLGMVRIEAREAAAAIGKAL encoded by the coding sequence ATGGCAACCCGACAAGAACAAGTCCTCACGATCCTCGATCGTCTCTCAATCAATGCTGGCAACGATGTCACTGGTGCAGTCGCGGTCAGTATGGATGGTATTGTGCTGGCATCACGTATGGCCAACGAGGTCAACGCCGATCGTATCGGCGCCGTCGCGGCAACCATGGTCGGCGTCACTCGGCGCGTCTCGGGCGAGCTCAAGATCGGCCTGCCCGAAGAGGCCATAATCAAGGCCGATAATGGCCTGTTTATGGTGCTGCCGGCCGGCGACCAGAGCCTGCTCGCGGTGAACCTACGCCATGGCGCCAACCTCGGCATGGTGCGCATCGAGGCGCGCGAGGCGGCTGCCGCCATTGGTAAGGCGCTCTAA
- a CDS encoding slipin family protein, which produces MNIVISSVLAVAVLAVLMLVLASVKIVPEYERGVVFRLGRLMGARGPGLVLLIPMIERMVRVDTRVITLDVPAQEVITLDNVTIKVNAVLYFMVVNPNAAIVKVMDYIRATMQIAQTTLRSAVGQVDLDTLLAHREQVNARLQAIIDEQTEPWGIKVTIVEIKDVELPQSMQRAMAKQAEAEREKRAKIIHAAGEFEASQKLAEAADVMAREPVTLQLRYLQTLTEIAVEKNSTIIFPLPVDTIKVFMDGLAAIRATNGVHGD; this is translated from the coding sequence ATGAACATCGTTATTTCGAGCGTGCTGGCCGTGGCCGTGCTGGCCGTGCTGATGCTCGTGCTGGCGTCGGTCAAGATCGTGCCCGAGTACGAGCGCGGCGTAGTGTTCCGGCTGGGCCGACTCATGGGCGCGCGCGGCCCCGGCCTGGTGCTGCTCATCCCGATGATCGAGCGCATGGTGCGGGTCGATACGCGTGTGATCACGCTGGATGTGCCGGCCCAGGAGGTGATTACGCTCGATAATGTGACGATCAAGGTGAACGCGGTGCTGTACTTCATGGTCGTCAACCCGAACGCGGCGATCGTGAAGGTGATGGATTACATCCGCGCGACCATGCAGATCGCGCAGACTACGCTGCGCAGCGCGGTGGGCCAGGTCGATCTCGACACACTGCTGGCGCATCGCGAGCAGGTCAACGCACGCCTGCAGGCGATTATCGACGAGCAGACCGAGCCGTGGGGCATTAAGGTGACGATTGTCGAGATCAAGGATGTTGAGCTACCGCAGAGCATGCAGCGCGCCATGGCCAAGCAGGCCGAGGCCGAGCGCGAGAAGCGCGCCAAGATCATTCACGCTGCCGGCGAGTTCGAGGCCTCGCAGAAGCTGGCCGAGGCTGCCGATGTGATGGCGCGCGAGCCGGTGACGCTGCAGCTGCGCTACCTGCAGACGCTAACCGAGATCGCGGTCGAGAAGAATAGCACGATTATCTTCCCGCTACCGGTCGATACGATCAAGGTGTTTATGGATGGCCTGGCGGCGATCCGGGCTACGAATGGCGTTCATGGTGATTGA